The region aagaagactaatcctaaataaggaaataactaattatgtacacaatctcctaataagagaataaatctcctaatactgaatataatattctaataataattcttatattaattccttatttacaacAAATAGGCTAGACTTATAAAAGGCGTGGCTTAGgccctggatttgcagaacaagcCAGACCAACTTAAGCCTAGCTTGGCCTAACTTACTTCCATCCCTAGTTGTCACCGACTTCGAAACCGGTATATTGGGATGGTCGCTACGCTAAAGGATGAACAAGACTCTGTTCATGTTAAgatcccacattggctagataTATGACCAAGATATAGTCGTTATATTATGGAAGACAATCCTCACCTCTAAGCTTGTTTTTGGGTTAGAGTTAGGTCTTCCAAATTCTAATAGTTTATGAAATTGAAACATGAATTGTCAACGAACTGAAGAGGCTGTGGGGGGTGGATTAAAATAGATAAAAGATATATAACACAGAGACTAGGAGAAACAAGACTGAAAGAATCAACGAAATgaataaaagaataagataGAGACAAAACAAAGAAGAGTAGCAAGGATGCTGAGGTTGAGGTTTTTTAGAATATTTGATTACCGTTAAATATTTATTTCAGGTACACTTTGTTCTGTTCTCGCCTGATATTTATGACATTTGGTTAAATAAGTTGGATGATATTTGCTGAAAGATTAGCCTGCCTGTTCAGCAATAATTCCACATAATGGAACACCAAATCATCTAGACTCTTGTATCATTGCATTTTCACATTTCAAATGGCTCTTTGTTGGAAAGATATAAGCTAAATAGCACTCCTACATGACAATATAATCACTTCTTGAATATTAGAGTGGTGCTCGTTGCTATTTTATGCTATATTTTTTTGATTGGATATGTAAATGAGATATAGATGTAATATTCTGCCTAAACTTTGTTGTTCATGATGCTTCTATTCAAAATCATAGCGGTTGAAAGCATCTTTACTTCTGTATCATGCTTCGAGCTTCATTTGTACCATTTTGGTGTTTTAAAGTTGTTTTGTGCAATACATGAAACAAAATTTTGATTCTCCGGGCTGGGTGGGGGCAAGTATTCATTTGTCGTCACCATCCTATAGACTAGAAACAACAAATATAACTTGGGTTATAGAGCAAATATAACTACGAACTTAACATAAACCACATGTTCACTAGAGTATTTTTTATAGTTCCAAGTGTGCTTGAATTTCCATTGAATTGAACGCTGATCCACATTAAAGCTAATGTGGCACAATCAACGCGAAATAGTGCGTATTTAGATACTTGTTAAGTGAAATGTTAACGGACATTTGTCTAGATCAATAAAAAGAGTttcattctttattttttattttttatcttagAGTGAGTTCTAACATCTGTTTACACTAGTGCCGACGAGTATCTAAACATATAGTGGGAGCTCAACATTCACTGAGTCACTATGTGGACATCATATTTTGATTGtcgtgtttttttttaactagggaaaaaagattaaaaaaaaaggaaaagagagatagaagggagaatattttaaaagataaagtTTTAGTGAGATTCCTCCCTCCATTGTTGATCCCAATATGTGGGGCGTTCAAGCTTCAAGTATATCTATTCTTTGGAATGGGTCTAAGCTATTCTTTGGAATGGGTCTAAGCTATCTTCAGAGAGGACTTAGACATGGTTATCCCCTCTCCCCCTATCTTTTTGTTCTTTGCATGGAGAGACTTGCCATTTAGATTCAGAAGCTAGTGGATGAGGGTCTTAGACATCCGTATATCTCATCTCTTCTTTGTTGATAACGTCTTCCTATTCTATCAGGAAAATAAGGAACAAGTTAATTCCTGACACCTTTGCTAATTTTTGTATTGTCATTGGGATGAAAGTCAATCTAGAAAAGTCTAGAATGTTTTGTTCGAAGAATGTTAACCATGGGAGGCAAAATgatttctcttccatttcaGGTATCAATAGAGCAACCAATCTTGGCAAGTACCTCTCCTTAAAGGGCGAGTCACTTAAAATGGTTAATTCGCACTTAGCTCCATGGAAGAATAAGCTACTGAATAAGGCAGGGCGGTTATGCCTAGCAAAGTTAGTCATTGCCTTAATTCCTATATATACTATGCAGGTGCTTTGGCTTGCTGAAGCTGTATGTGATCAGGTGGACCAGATGGTCCTCAAGTGTATGCGGTCTATTGGTGGGAGGAACTGCAATTGACATTCGATGGCTTGGATTCATTCTAAAGCTAAAGGTGGTATGGGACTCAGAGGTGCACGACTATGTTTGGAAAGTTGGTTGATAGTCTTCTTCATGAGAAGGACAAGTTTTGGGTGCAGGTAATTGTCCAAAAATATTTACCTTCTATGTCACGCTAGTAGGGGAGTTTAAGGCTGATGATTCTTATGTCTGGAAGGGTATTGTTATAGCAAAAGATGTTCTTGTTGGTTGGTTTGGTATTCATTTGGGTGAACGACTTACATCTGTTTGGTATCAGGATTCGCTTGGTTCTGGTTGGCTTTATGAGCGCGTTACTCAACTTTGTCTAGTGGATCTTTAGGCTGGTGGAAGATGAAATTTTTCTCAGCTTTATACCATGGTTCCCTCACTTGTACGCGCATAGGTTAAGTGTGTTCCTAACTTCCTATACCTAATGTATCACAAGGGGAGGATATGATTTTATGGAAAGGGAATCAGGTTGGCATGTACACTACTACATCAGCTTATGCCTTGCTTTATGATGATGGTAGACAATCTTCAAGATTTTCGAAATTGATATGGAGGTCTAGTGCACCTGAAAAGGTTCACTTCTTTATGTTGCTTAAAGGGTGCTTTACCCACTAATTTAAGGAGATAGCGGTGTAATCTTGGAGCAACGACAATTTGCAGCAGGTATCCTGATCCTACAGAGGATTTTGATCACCTCTTTCATCAGTGCCAACTATCCAGGTGCATGTGGAATCATTTTTGGacattgctcacagttgttccTGATATTACCTCGTTTCATGATTGGTATTGTGCTCAACTGCAACAACAAAACTATATTCTTGCTATGGCGACTCTTTGGTGGATTTGGAAATGCTTGGCTTGGCTTGTTAATTACTTTGTGAGACAAGTGTCGGTATCTGTTAGGCAGTTAGGCGTTGGAGGAGACTAGTTAGTGCTGTCTCTATTGTGCCAAGGGCAGTCAGTGAGTCAAGGTGAGGTTCATTTGAATGTGGATGGTAGCTGGATTGCTAGTTTACAACGGATGGGGTGTGGTGACGTCTATCGTGATCAGTTATTGCGCATTTCATGAAGATATTTTTTCAATGACACACatgttgaaaatcttcaactgaatttcattgattgtAAAACTTAATGAATACAAGAGTGATTACAGTATTTATACTTAAGATTTGTTAGCTTGCAGAGGAAGCTGAATGTAACAAACTTTGCCAGCTAAGCTTTTGACAGCTAAGCTTTTAACTAACTATTAACAACACTAACAAACTTACCAGCTAAGCACATGCTGACTGTACAGAACACAGTCAGCATTAACTAACAGTAATGCTTATTATAACAGTAACTATATTACTCTAATAACACACCTAGTACTTCTCTTTTGGAAATATAGAGAAATAAATGATTATGGAAGAATATCAAGTGCAATCAAGCATACCCATTTATATACTATATCTTAAAGGACAATAGATTCTGTTTACACAGGCTTAAACCCCATTGAGGCATATTACAAATTTTAACAAaagaataaacaaaaaaattacaacttagatgaagattcaagaaattgcatcatcatcatcatcatcatcatgatctTATTCAGAGTCCAAATCCAGACAACCTGCCCAAAATCCCTTGTTTGTATGGCAAGAAAGTTTTCTTCCTCATATCATCAGATTCAGCTTTCTTCATGGCATAGTGAAATTCATGGGCTGAAACGGGTCCCTTCCTTCTTGTTCTATCAGAGGATCTAAAGCTAGATGATCTAACCTCTACTTCATTCTTCTTGAACGCAACAGGGTACTTGTTCAATGCATCTTTGCTTGAACCTCTCCCTTCCGAGGCACTTCGAAACAGCAAAAAATCCTTCAAACTCCACCTTCTTGACCCTTtggatgaaccagaagaagacgAAATCGAAGCTCCAGAGTTAGACAAGGACAATTTTGCACTTGattttgattcttctttgtTGCTCTGagcttgttgttgttgtagttGTTCTGATTCCAAAGTGTAGTGTGGTTTTCTAAAAGGAGAGTGTGATCTTGAGACCCTGCGACCCGAGTTCGATGATGACAAAGTTGTTGATGCGGTTGTTGCTCTGTTTCTGTCTCTGCCTCTTCTCTGCTCTGTTTCCAAAACAGGGTTCTTATTGCTCAGAGAAGGAAGCATGCTTTCTGCCTTCATAGCTTTGATTTTGCCACCATCGAAGAGTTCTTCAGCTGAACGGGATGATTTTTCTGATTCACGGCTAACAAAAAAAGCGAAATTGCtgccatcatcttcttcatcatcgtTGTTGGTGGTGTTTTCTGCTGCTTCAATGGTGGAAGAGTCAGCAATGGAGGCAAAGTACTCAAACTCGCTATACAGCTGAGAAATTCTTGAAGGACTCGTGGGGGCGCTCAAGTAATATTCACCAAAGCGTTTTGGTGAAGAAGGAGCACTCAAATAAGGTGAACTCATGGTTCCACTGCTGAAATCAAAGTTATCCATGGGGGGACTACTAGGACTCTGTACCACCACTTCCAtttcctgttcttcttcttcttgttcttgttgTTCCAATCTAAACTTTTTTATGATTTGTGTTTTGTTAACAAAtgtttgtgttgttgttgtgtcaTATATACTCACAAGGGAAAGTGGTTGAGAAGGATCATGTTCATGTCATGTGTGAAAATGTGTTGAGATTGTTTTGTTGACCAATGGCATGGCTTGGTCATGAAGGGGTTTGTATTAATTAAGCCGCCTTTGAATACCGGTTTTTTGTTGTTTACGTGAAAATTCTTCCTTCTAGCCTGTTGAGGTGTGTGTGGTCAGAAACTGACACATTGTTGCTCCCACATGGCTGATTTTTATATTGGGGATTTGGTAACCATGGATGTGAATTGTGATGAATACATATATAGCTTGTAGTTTTAGCTAAACTGATCATCCTCCACATATGAATTTTGTGAGGGCACACAGCACCACTGAAGTAGATGGCTGCATTATTTAATGTTCACGTTCCATATGATAAAACATTATATATAGAATAGTTATGTGTCTACTAACCTTAGGTGTATACCAcccatttttaataaatatagaagAGAAATTGAGAAACGTTATTGATGATATGATATAGAACAATCCTGTATCGCGGTATAGTATAAGTTAATATTGAACACCTTATTTTTGTGACAGTTTTTAATTGTTAATCTACTTTGTGATcgtaaaaaaattatcataaaaGTGAATTCACAATAGTGGTTGACATTATTTTGCGGTTCACATATTATTAATGGACAGAGAGAGTGAAGAAGAGAGAATGAAGACAAGAGATGGAAGGGAGATAGGGAGTTTAAAAGTTAATGTTGTAATTGGTATAGGCCAAGCTACTTTAATGAAACTCTCTTGTATAATTTCACCTATTAAATAGATTGTTAAAAAATGTTTATTGTTATGTCATATTATGACAAAACTTTTACTGATTAACTATTTGAGAATGTTAATgatacaattaattttgaatttttttattttttattattagatAAAATTTCTCATTAGATAAAATTTCATGTTGATTCGTCTGAAAAGTGGATCTAGGTTATTCAACAGGAATCACACAATGTTTTATCCAATAACTGAGAGTATTTGAGAGAATGTTAAAAGATGTGTTACTAACATTGTTCTTATCAAGTTAATGAGTCGTTAATTCAAGTGACATATGTTCCATTTTTCTTAAATAAGGTTTTGAGTTTAAGTTTTAACTTATATGTATGCAAAACAAGTCTCGTCAAACTGTGAATGTTCTCAGCTCAAACACTATTATCTTCTATGAATAAATAATTGTGTGACAAAAGGAATATAATATAGTTCTTCCTGATCGATTTGGTTGCTTCCAGATGATTTAGATGTGAAGGTCTTTTGTAATGCAGTGTGTACGTGTGTGGATATGTATTATAAATTGGGCAGCACCCAATTGGTTCGCAAGGCAACATTGTGGTCTCTTTAATTTACGTGATTACCCCCTTAACTAGGTCAATTGGGAGCAGCTATTAATCATGAAATCATCGATTTTTTTTGTTGACAATATGGATTGTTATTTGAATTATTTAGAATCTAGAAGAATTTGCCAATTCaacatgaattaaataaattaaaatgaattacATTAAAAAAATGTCGTCTTTGGTTTCTGTGGATCTAGATGATGGATTGATGGTTGATGAGGATGCATTTTGAAACTCCTGGATTTGATATAAAATTAAAGATATATATTGATGGGTGTTTTTTAAATTCAATTCTTGAGATGGACAGGGATAAACGACCACATGCAGAAAACAAAGCATGCTCAATATGATAATCAAGCCTTGATGAAGACTTTGATACCTGaaattttctatttcttttccTTCATGACATTAACAAAGTTATCCATGTTTTGGACTTTTTGGGGTTAGAGTTTACGTGACTCAAACCAAGTGAAGGGGAGTAAAAAGTATTCACATCAGTATATTTTGATTTCTGCTAGCTAGCTTTAGCTCATTAATTATTAACGGGGCCCATTACTAGACACTCAAGAAATAAGGAACACGAGAGACAATATTATCCGAATTAGAAACAATATCCGAGTAACCAGTTCTCTCAGtagaattttttcttttcacaatATTTTAATTCGAAATTTTATTTAAGGCGAATTAGATAAGTAACTTATAAATCAACCATTCATCAAACGAGTTTCTTTCTTGAGAAGATGTAATAATTAAGTATTATTTTCATGTTACTTTTGAACATGAGTTATTGTTGTATTGTGTTGACTATATTATGCTTTCATTTCTTGGGTCAGAAAGATACCAAAGTAACGTGGTAAATGTCTCAGTAGACTTGTTCAGCAAAGGGCTTCTAGAAAAGATTCCTTAGTTACTTGCAGTGAGcgcaaaacaaacacaaaattaGTCAACAAGAAAAAGAGGAATACAAAAGACAATAACGACACCAAAAGAATGGACGTAAACTACTATGCAAGGGCCCGGGATCATGTGATATTAATATTATCTTATAATTTGATCAAATTCATATAttaattgacaaaaaaaaaatcatatatcatatacatatatataattttctttGTCTATAGATGTAATTATTTCTTTTtatcttgtattgggttgaagtaccccttgtacttcatttcaatatatattttctcattacctatcaaatatatatatatatatatatatatatatatgtgtgtgtgtgtatgtttATCCTTCAATTAAATATGTGTATTGTGCTCTTAATTCATCAAATACACattaaaaaaaaggcttaaatactctgtaggtccctgaaattgtaccccgtatcaaaataagtccctgaattttttttttccgattccgggtccctagaaaaatttgtttgatcaaaataagtccctacgccggagaagacagtggttgcctcctcattgtttccacaaaccatgaaataacatgtttaaaacactcctagaccttcatatatctgatctgggcgaagaaatcgcaagaaacaaagctaaaacgaagaaaccgagaagctccataaattccggcgagaagaaatcaacttgcgactgaccttttctcttcaactgtgacgacccagcccacgagaccaccaccactgagttcctgaggacgagacgaagccggcccaacaccctggtcgtagcgccgccatgaccgccgtcgtcaaccaccgtcttctccgacgtagggacttattctgatttaaaaaacaattccagggatccggaatcggaaatttttttttcagggacttattttgatacggggtacaatttcagggacccttaaagtatttaagcctaaaaaaaaacactcatcaaatacaataacaaagtATTTTCCCATTAAGTAGGTCCACTATATGTCTATATGGATTAATTAGTAAAGATACATAAATGTTACTACGATGATATATTGTGATTCcttaaaaaaaagatatattgTGATTgtttttgtattttaatttttatttaatttaaggaAAATAAAAGAATGGTACAACATGAGATGATTTCGTAAGCATTTCATGCATGCTGCGCTGCAATGAACTCTAAGAAACTTGCAAATTTCGTCTGGGTTTCATAGCCTATCTAGtcgaaaaaaattgaaaaaatagatATTTATTTTGAATTGGACCGAATTTCAGATTTAATTATCAAAACCGAACAAATTCAATCCAAACCAAATATCATATTGATTAATTGTAATTACATATTTACACCATATATAtgcttatatatttattataattaatacaTGTACTTCTTTATACAAATGTATTTGAATAAATACAACTTCAAGTAATTATTTGATATACATCAATTGAACAAATATAATTatgatatataaaaatattggctctgttataatttatgaaaatgTTATATTAAtactataaattatttattgttgTAATGATTATATAACAAATATTTTTAAGATTTATATACTACAATCCAAAAtctgaaaaaaaatcaattcaatCTAAATCAAACCGTTACATATTGggtcaaatcaaatcaaattttaatttaaagatAAATTTATGGGATGATAAAATAAGAAAACTGATGAGATTGGATCGGATGATTTTCCCTTCGAAACTAATCCAGTCCATTCCGCGAACACCTCTACCATTACGAATGTACTTTTATAAAattctaaaattaaattaaaaaaatttagacttttaaataaaaaaaaactacaaatttaTATAATTGTTAACTAAAAAGCTAATGTAATGAAGACCTATATATCAGTATTTGTTTACTTACCAAATATATGGCATGCTAAAGGGGTACCAAACCAAAGAGACCTCTCACCTATTACAGTATATTATAATTATACTACAAACTTTAACTTGAAATAATAACGGCAACTTAATAAGATTCCTTAAGCAATAATATTTGTATAATTCTAACATTAATGATGATGACAAAATATCACGAATAAACATCAGAtcataatgatgatgatgacggtGGTTAAGGTATATTTGGTAAGGAATTTACTTTTCGGAATTTGAACTTTTAGTTTAAAGATCAGGGAAGTTAGAAACCAGGCTTATATAGTGATATGCTGATATGCCATCTTTGCTGGAATTTATTTAGTTTGAGCATGATGCTAAATTCTCTCGGTTTCATCTTTTGTGGAAAGAGATTGAGCTTTTGATTAGCCATGGCTACTTTACTATGTCTACCTATGGCCAGCAGATTATATTAGTAGATATTTAGGATGTTTGATTGTTCCCCTTTTGCTCTTTGTTTTACTATTTTAGGAGGAATATACGTACCTCTGCTCTCATTTTTGTCTTCTGCTTCCATTTTATTAGATTTTATTTTCTACAAAAATAATTGGATCATATATTGTTGTTATTGTACCACATTCTTCCAAAGAGCACAACTAAATCACACGACTTGATAGTGCACGACCCAACACAACAAATGTGTTAAACTAAAAGAAAATCgcacatttttaaaattaaaataacatagAAAATCATTAAACCATAttagttttcaaataaaatacaTTGTGCGTGTCGTGTGTGAGACTGTGAGTAGTGTACGTCATGCCCCATTAAGTCGTGTGATTTAGCCGGGCTAATTTTTACTCTGGATTGGGAGACCATATGTTTAATTGGTAGATTATATACTTTAAATGTTGTATTAGCATGTATTCTCAAGACCTCTACTTGTTGAGATAATAAAAGGAAGAAATTCAAACAACGAGCATGTGACACAACAGAACAACACAACAGACAAATATGATCATGATTGCCTGTAAAATGAAAACAAAGACGATGGGTATTCAAGTATTCAACATTTAAATCCAACAAGATTAGTACTAGTACTACTTTATAACGGTGGGGATATATAATTGCAAATGCTAACCAAGTATAACTACTAAGtgcttgttttcttcttctttttggaaAGCACTACAAGTGCTTGTTGAATCGTTCAAGTCGAAGTCAACTCTGTTTTGGGTCAATGTCAACTGTTGAACTTACTTATAATTTACTAAACTAGTACAGGGCCACATATGTGTAACGGGAACTAACCACATGTGTGCACGTTGGAAAatacaaataaattataaatctttAACAGTACACAAATAATAAAATACCATTATTAACCTTTAATTTAGCATGTGTTATGCCTttttttgtaaccaaaaaaatttagCATGTGTTATGCCTttttttgtaaccaaaaaaatttagCATGTGTTATTGACATGAACACTTCAAATTAAAGGTAAATTAAACATGGTGTTTGAAAATGTAATTGGGCTGACTGGCTCAAAAGGTCAAATAGCATCTCAATCGGTTCAAAAGTCTCACGACTAAGTGAGTATCTAAGGGCACATGAGATGATTTAGTGAAAGAACATCATGTCCCAACTAAGATATATTAGCCTCACAATGACCTATTCACTAACAATCATGCTCCTCCGAGGCAACATTGATCTCGGAATCCTTCCTAACAACCTAGCTATAGTCCTTCGTTTTCATAACACTTTTTCTCCTTATGCAACAGTACTCTAAATTCTTCTTAGATTCAGATATCATCTCTTTGTTCTTTTGTTGACTTGAGCTTCAGGGTACCTTTGTAGGTACACCTCGCCGTGACCATGCAATTCCATCGAACCGCCGCAATCGACATACAAAGAACCACCGCAATCtgcaaaatatattaaaaaaaacggGAAAAAATTCCATAGTGGCTTTGAACCACTACCCAAATTACCACAGTgttgcatatttattttgagGTGGTCTCAAAATTCCTGCTAAATGTTTCTTTTTTTCCGCTCTTCGTGTAAGTGGCGGTAAGAAACTGTCACATATGTTATGTCAAAACCTTTTGAGTCCAAATGTCGGGaccaattaaaaaatgaaataagtgATTGTCATTACCTTTGATCCTATTTGTAAGAACTAAATGAAATGTCTGCTttggtcatttttataataACCATTGGAGTTTGTGGttccttaattattttttaacaaGAATGTCGTTACTTAATTAAAATTTCTCCTTTCTTTTCACTCTGCTAAGCATTAATGATGCATAACAATTAAGAAGTGAGTATTGGGCAATTTTAAAAGTCCAATAGAAAAATTCAAAACATTTAACTATATTAACTAGATTGTGTGTTAGGAGGTGTGATTCGAAATCATGCTAAGGAGTTTGTGGGATGTTTCGCGGAGGCTCTGGGGGGTTAGATGGGCTTATGAAGCTGAAGTTTTAGCAACATTCTCTCCATCACATCTTAGTAGAAAGTGACTGCACAATTGCTGTAGGGTGGGCTAATAACAAACAAAACAGACCTTGGAAGCTGGGGAATGAGTTGAATATGATTGATATCTTGAAAGAAGAAGTGGAAGTGGTGGCGATCGTGCATGTCTTTAGAAAAGCCAATTCTCTTGCGAATCACCTTGCAAAATCTGGTGTGGAGAGAGCTTCCCCTTTAAGTGTTTTCTTTGGCTTGGGTCAGGGGTCGGCTTAAAACTGTCATGTTTTTTGCCTTAGCTTTAATTTGCTGTTCTAATCCTGCTCCTATCCTTGGTACTTTCTTCTCTTTGTTGTAATTCTGTTTCTCTAAGCCTACTTGAGAAGGTTGGTCTCAAAATTTCTTTCCATCAATATAATTTTGCTCTttcgaaagaaaaaaaaaactataataacCAGATTTCTAAAACAttgtgaattaattttttttatttttataaatagaaTCAGATGTAGTATTAATTTACCGCAGTGCTAGAGATGCTGTAGGGATCTCAATCTTATTAACTCATTAAATCATGCATTAATGTggagtatctattcccacatactcataTTTGTCATGTTgaaattgaatatgtactccaatggtaatagatattcatataagtatgtatttaacattagatactaccattggagatgctcttaaaaaaaagaaatgattTATCTTCCTACTAATCCTCCTACACACTAAATGAAGCAAAAAGTTATTACTTTTGGTATGTTCGAAATGTATAAAACACTTAATTATTTCTCCATTTTGTGTGTAGGAGGATTTGTACGAGGATGAAGTAGGAGGATATAACAAtgctaaaaaaaattgtcaaacACCTTAGTGAAAGCTTGAAGCATTAAACAGGGAGGTTATAAAACTACGGAATTGATCATAATAAAATCTTGAGGTACGTAACAATACAAGAAACCGGATCATAAATTGTTATAAATAAATAGTGCTAACTCTTTGCAGACATACTTTGATGTTAAGAGTTCTTTTTATCAATAACTGCCAACCTGAAAGCCAGAAAGGTTCTGCATTACCTGCCTTTACTCATTTGCTAATTAAGACAGTGTACACCCCATCACTTATTCTTTGAAATaaatcttttccttcagctaaCCAGTAAGAATATATTTGTATATGTTAAACTAAAATAACAAATCTGTCGATTACCCAGTAACTACTTACctgttttaattttgttttgacTTTAAAAACTTAGTCACTTCTCATTTTACAAAAGCAtgagtatgaaataaattttagaacTAACATACCAGTGTAGGTTCCTAACTCGAACAAGATTATTTAATGTGTGGATGATACTGAGAGATTCAATAATTTTTAATTGTGGGGGCAATATTTACATTTATTACAAGAAATGCCTAATTTAGCGTTTTTTGCGACTCGAACGCTAAATTTTGCTTGTTAGCATCGATTTGACTAACGCTAaacgttgattttaaattatgTTCTGCTTAAGTCAATGTTGGCCTTTGGATAATAAGTTAGgttatttatttgtttgtttCTTGAGGATACTTGCGTAGTTGGACACTAGGTATTCTTGGCAGCAACTTCCATGTTGGGATGTTATGCATTTTGGGAATCTATTCCGAATTGTGATGACAAAACatgctgaaaagactcgtgttgttaccgtaaTGCCAGTCATCAGATCAAGATGTTACACTAAAACAATAGCTTCAGCCTTCAAGTCATTTAAAGTGAGTCACGACTCTGACGCTAAATTGAGTGTAGCGTCGGTTTTTACTTAGTTATCATCAATTTTGACTAATGTTAATAAACACTTTTCAGATCATAAAATAGAACAGATTACTACTAAATGCTTCAAAAATACAAGTTTTCATATCTTAGAAACTCTACacaatttttctttcttaacatTATTCAGTTTTGGTGTCTTCATTTATCTTTTCACCAAGCAAGATTTCTATGGCATTGGCTTGTGTaaggaaaaaaatgaattgAAGAAACCAAAAATAAAAGGGAGTGCATGAGTTGAAgatataaaaaattagaaaaggtACTCAATCTTTTGTCCTTAAATTGCGAAAATATTGATGATGCCCCCAAAAAGTTTCACAAAAAAAGGGGAACTCAACAAGAGGAGGATG is a window of Lotus japonicus ecotype B-129 chromosome 5, LjGifu_v1.2 DNA encoding:
- the LOC130717876 gene encoding uncharacterized protein LOC130717876, with product MEVVVQSPSSPPMDNFDFSSGTMSSPYLSAPSSPKRFGEYYLSAPTSPSRISQLYSEFEYFASIADSSTIEAAENTTNNDDEEDDGSNFAFFVSRESEKSSRSAEELFDGGKIKAMKAESMLPSLSNKNPVLETEQRRGRDRNRATTASTTLSSSNSGRRVSRSHSPFRKPHYTLESEQLQQQQAQSNKEESKSSAKLSLSNSGASISSSSGSSKGSRRWSLKDFLLFRSASEGRGSSKDALNKYPVAFKKNEVEVRSSSFRSSDRTRRKGPVSAHEFHYAMKKAESDDMRKKTFLPYKQGILGRLSGFGL